A genomic window from Mesosutterella faecium includes:
- a CDS encoding DUF502 domain-containing protein encodes MFKKFFSAGLLFWIPLLFTVWILDSVIEFSDRLLVFLPPRWLPESIYGVHIPGFGLLVAAAIVLLTGVVVANVLGRKLVYWWETLLERIPVVKQLYGGIKKIAGTFLNPQSRSFQKVVLVEYPRKGMWTLGFVANQAGPALSQSCGGSAVAVFIPTAPNPTSGYVVLVPQEDVRDTSCSIDEALTFHVSMGVVQPGSASEVEAKTPEP; translated from the coding sequence ATGTTCAAGAAGTTTTTTTCCGCCGGGCTCCTTTTCTGGATTCCGCTGCTCTTTACGGTCTGGATTCTCGACAGCGTCATCGAGTTCAGCGACAGGCTGCTCGTGTTTCTGCCCCCGCGCTGGCTGCCCGAATCCATTTACGGCGTGCACATCCCGGGCTTCGGCCTGCTCGTTGCCGCGGCCATCGTCCTGCTCACCGGCGTGGTGGTGGCCAATGTGCTCGGCAGAAAGCTGGTGTACTGGTGGGAGACGCTGCTCGAGCGCATTCCCGTGGTCAAGCAGCTCTACGGCGGGATCAAGAAGATAGCCGGGACTTTCCTCAATCCGCAGTCCCGAAGCTTCCAGAAGGTCGTTCTGGTCGAGTACCCGAGAAAAGGCATGTGGACGCTCGGGTTCGTGGCCAATCAGGCAGGGCCGGCTCTCTCGCAGAGCTGCGGGGGCAGCGCGGTCGCGGTCTTCATCCCCACCGCCCCCAACCCCACGTCCGGCTACGTTGTGCTCGTGCCGCAGGAAGACGTCCGCGATACGAGCTGCAGCATCGACGAGGCCCTCACCTTCCACGTCTCGATGGGGGTCGTGCAGCCGGGATCCGCCTCGGAGGTCGAGGCAAAGACGCCCGAGCCCTGA
- a CDS encoding FmdB family zinc ribbon protein, with the protein MPIYGYKCSSCGYEEDVIQKFSDKPLKTCPKCGKDTLVKQLSAPGFELKGKGWAATDFNAGHTGVAAAHKNSD; encoded by the coding sequence ATGCCGATTTACGGTTACAAATGCTCTTCCTGCGGCTATGAAGAGGATGTCATCCAGAAGTTTTCCGACAAGCCGCTCAAAACCTGCCCCAAGTGCGGCAAGGACACCCTGGTCAAGCAGCTTTCCGCCCCGGGCTTCGAGCTGAAGGGAAAGGGCTGGGCCGCCACGGACTTCAACGCCGGCCACACAGGGGTCGCTGCGGCTCACAAGAATTCTGACTGA
- a CDS encoding inositol monophosphatase family protein has product MTEPVGYTRNIGQEELRQFLPFLQELADAAAAEILPNFLTGIHVDEKSNHTPVTRADRGAEKAMRDLIEARFPAHGILGEEWGVREPAAALPRYRWILDPIDGTRAFISNCFLFGNLIALERDDGEGFGPILSSIAFPAAGVRAIGWKNHAELRRGPGFSQSVPMKVRPCSSLKEATLLVTSHWSTPEQVGDGRMQKLVDQAKLYRTWGDCFGYFAVASGGADIMIDPDLSYWDAAALIPVVEGAGGVITSTKGGSPLIDKSAVCTAGGLHREVLQILNSSSL; this is encoded by the coding sequence ATGACAGAGCCGGTCGGTTACACCAGGAATATCGGGCAGGAGGAGCTCAGGCAGTTCCTGCCTTTCCTTCAGGAGCTGGCGGACGCTGCCGCCGCCGAAATCCTCCCTAATTTTCTCACCGGCATTCACGTCGACGAGAAGTCCAACCATACGCCGGTCACCCGGGCGGACCGCGGAGCCGAAAAGGCCATGCGCGACCTCATTGAAGCCCGGTTCCCCGCCCACGGCATTCTGGGGGAGGAGTGGGGAGTCAGGGAGCCGGCCGCGGCCCTGCCGCGCTACCGCTGGATACTTGATCCCATCGACGGGACGCGCGCGTTCATCTCCAACTGCTTCCTGTTCGGGAACCTGATCGCGCTTGAACGCGATGACGGGGAGGGCTTCGGCCCCATCCTTTCCTCCATCGCTTTTCCCGCAGCCGGGGTGCGGGCGATCGGCTGGAAGAATCACGCGGAGCTGCGCCGCGGGCCAGGCTTTTCTCAGTCCGTCCCCATGAAGGTGCGCCCGTGCTCCAGCCTGAAGGAGGCCACGCTGCTGGTGACTTCTCACTGGAGCACTCCCGAGCAGGTCGGGGACGGGCGGATGCAGAAGCTGGTCGACCAGGCGAAGCTCTATCGCACCTGGGGCGACTGCTTCGGCTATTTCGCCGTCGCCTCCGGCGGGGCCGACATCATGATTGACCCTGACCTGTCGTACTGGGATGCGGCCGCCCTGATCCCCGTGGTCGAGGGGGCGGGCGGCGTCATCACCAGCACGAAGGGCGGCAGCCCGCTCATCGACAAGTCCGCTGTGTGCACGGCCGGCGGTCTGCACCGCGAGGTGCTGCAGATCCTTAACTCTTCTTCTCTGTAG
- a CDS encoding HAMP domain-containing sensor histidine kinase: MNSVSAVPQPRSASLKKFNTVFWRVLAAFLAAMVLSGVFVFTIILGLHSAQIPSNPGSRDRLVFASQMAGIAGQAGLTQWLKEQKPLVDHSYVYAVDESGKDLAGRPISASLVKQAREMYAQNPGSGDIVRISLEGRPVLAFTVRNSSSFLSESRFFLSRPLWPNIIASLLVAVAVASGMAWSITRPIRTIEQAMDKVTAGDLSVRVSQSVRTSSVELQSLSQCFDKMAGTIEQLLERQQTLFHNVSHELRSPLARMNCAIDIARQSPEKIPAMLDHIESDVKKMDALIDDLLTYTRLNAADLPLERENRVVFDAGETLQDVIDSAGIEASRKKVSIRAELPDSPLRLTGNSNILAHALENVIRNAIRFSPEQGVITCRAWRNGDDQISIAIEDQGPGADPKELPTLFVPFFRGSGQPTGSGFGLGLAIARETARRFGGSIAAENIRPHGLRVLITLPALSEPAATEKKS, translated from the coding sequence ATGAATTCCGTTTCCGCGGTCCCTCAGCCGCGCTCTGCGTCCCTTAAAAAATTCAACACGGTTTTCTGGCGCGTTCTGGCCGCCTTTCTGGCGGCCATGGTGCTGTCGGGGGTTTTCGTGTTCACGATCATCCTGGGGCTGCACTCCGCCCAGATCCCGAGCAACCCCGGAAGCAGGGACCGGCTGGTGTTCGCCTCCCAGATGGCCGGCATTGCGGGGCAAGCCGGACTCACGCAGTGGCTGAAGGAGCAAAAGCCCCTCGTCGACCACTCCTACGTCTATGCCGTTGACGAGAGCGGCAAAGATCTGGCCGGCCGCCCCATCTCAGCGTCCCTGGTGAAACAGGCCCGCGAGATGTACGCCCAGAATCCCGGTTCGGGGGACATTGTCCGGATCAGTCTCGAAGGACGGCCGGTCCTCGCCTTCACGGTAAGAAACAGCAGCAGCTTCCTGAGCGAGTCGCGTTTTTTCCTGTCGCGCCCGCTCTGGCCCAACATCATCGCCTCCCTGCTGGTAGCCGTGGCGGTCGCCTCGGGCATGGCCTGGTCCATCACCCGCCCGATCCGGACAATCGAACAGGCCATGGACAAAGTCACCGCCGGGGATCTGTCGGTGCGGGTCTCTCAGTCCGTCCGGACCTCCAGCGTGGAGCTCCAGAGCCTGTCGCAGTGCTTTGACAAGATGGCGGGGACCATAGAGCAGCTGCTCGAGCGCCAGCAGACGCTTTTTCACAACGTCAGCCATGAACTTCGTTCGCCCCTTGCGCGCATGAACTGCGCGATTGACATCGCGAGGCAGTCCCCCGAGAAGATCCCCGCGATGCTGGATCACATCGAATCCGACGTTAAAAAAATGGACGCCCTGATCGACGACCTCCTCACCTACACTCGGCTCAACGCAGCGGATCTGCCGCTCGAGCGCGAGAACCGTGTCGTGTTTGACGCCGGCGAAACGCTGCAGGACGTGATTGACAGCGCAGGCATCGAGGCCAGCAGGAAAAAAGTCTCGATCCGGGCCGAGCTGCCCGACTCGCCGCTCAGACTGACCGGCAATTCCAACATCCTGGCCCACGCTCTGGAAAACGTCATCCGAAACGCCATCCGCTTTTCTCCCGAGCAGGGCGTCATCACCTGCAGGGCCTGGAGAAACGGCGACGATCAAATCAGCATCGCGATTGAGGATCAGGGCCCCGGGGCCGATCCGAAGGAGCTGCCCACGCTCTTTGTCCCCTTCTTCAGGGGATCGGGGCAGCCCACGGGCTCGGGTTTCGGGCTTGGGCTGGCCATCGCACGGGAGACCGCCAGGCGCTTCGGCGGCAGCATTGCCGCCGAGAACATCCGCCCGCACGGGCTGCGCGTCCTGATCACGCTGCCCGCCCTCTCCGAACCCGCCGCTACAGAGAAGAAGAGTTAA
- a CDS encoding response regulator transcription factor gives MPDAKPKILLVDDDADLVSLLTDGLQLEGFAPTPAYNGKEALLKLSQENFDLVILDLMMPGMRGTDVLIKIREWSHIPVIMLTARGDSADRIIGLELGADDYVSKPFTPRELFARIRAILRRSSGTGASSIPLIIGPLTLSSSQRRVWVTKTQTPIEFTSTEFSLFEMLAKNLGNRVSKADIYVKVLGRDMGRYDRAIDVHVSSIRHKISRAAGDAISIDSIRGFGYQMSVTKMPNQTK, from the coding sequence ATGCCTGATGCAAAACCCAAAATTCTTCTCGTAGACGATGACGCGGATCTAGTCTCCCTTTTGACCGACGGGCTCCAGCTGGAGGGCTTTGCCCCCACGCCCGCCTACAACGGGAAGGAGGCGCTTCTGAAGCTCTCCCAGGAAAATTTTGACCTCGTCATCCTTGACCTTATGATGCCCGGCATGAGGGGCACGGACGTGCTTATCAAGATCCGGGAGTGGTCGCACATCCCCGTCATCATGCTTACCGCCCGCGGCGATTCCGCCGACAGGATCATCGGCCTGGAACTCGGTGCGGACGACTACGTCTCCAAGCCCTTCACTCCCCGGGAGCTTTTCGCCCGAATCCGCGCCATTCTCCGGAGATCCTCCGGGACTGGGGCCTCAAGCATCCCCCTGATCATCGGGCCGCTCACCCTGAGCTCCTCGCAGCGGCGGGTGTGGGTCACGAAGACGCAGACCCCGATTGAGTTCACGTCGACGGAATTCTCGCTTTTCGAAATGCTCGCCAAAAACTTGGGCAACCGGGTTTCCAAAGCCGACATCTACGTCAAGGTTCTCGGCCGCGACATGGGCCGCTACGACAGAGCGATCGATGTGCATGTCAGCTCGATCCGCCACAAAATAAGCCGTGCGGCGGGCGACGCGATCTCCATCGACAGCATCCGCGGCTTCGGCTACCAGATGTCCGTCACAAAAATGCCGAACCAGACCAAATGA
- a CDS encoding response regulator: MPENKINVLLVEDDGEVRHRFETTINQDPLMRVVGCASTKRDAARLIETLKFEVMVIDLGLPDGDGIDLIHLASRLHPSSDIMVITVYGDEQHVVNSIAAGATGYILKEAESEDITAQIKLLRGGGSPVSPSVARSVLRALQTHSSGIVQSSEPNPLSTRETEILHLLAKGMSFNEIGEILSISPHTVTAHIKKIYRKLQVHSRGEAVYEAGQMGLLNS; encoded by the coding sequence ATGCCAGAAAACAAAATCAACGTGCTGCTTGTTGAGGACGACGGCGAGGTCCGCCACCGTTTCGAAACTACGATCAATCAGGACCCGCTGATGAGAGTGGTTGGCTGCGCCTCCACAAAGAGGGACGCCGCCCGACTGATCGAAACGTTGAAATTTGAAGTGATGGTGATAGACCTCGGGTTGCCCGACGGGGACGGGATAGACCTTATCCACCTCGCGAGCCGTCTGCACCCGTCTTCTGACATCATGGTGATCACGGTCTACGGAGACGAGCAGCACGTGGTCAACTCCATCGCGGCCGGCGCGACGGGCTACATCCTCAAGGAGGCCGAAAGCGAGGACATCACCGCACAGATCAAGCTGCTGCGCGGCGGCGGCTCTCCTGTGAGCCCCTCGGTGGCCAGGAGCGTGCTGAGGGCTCTGCAGACTCATTCGAGCGGCATTGTCCAGTCTTCCGAGCCCAATCCTCTGTCCACGCGCGAGACTGAGATCCTGCATCTGCTCGCCAAGGGCATGAGCTTCAATGAAATAGGGGAGATTCTCTCTATTTCGCCCCACACCGTCACCGCCCACATCAAGAAGATTTATCGCAAGCTGCAGGTGCACTCGCGCGGCGAGGCGGTCTATGAGGCCGGTCAGATGGGTCTGCTCAACTCCTGA
- a CDS encoding sensor histidine kinase: MKKLRLLGGTLLALCSPAALAEGPEGSFPFLVFLLLNARHLLYGACLAVLFVLVRGQAHRPAERSGAVSAAALLFFGLLQALLCPFAASLSWLNGESLVLLLLVLAGGTLLLRRRPDAAPVFPAAAASAFASGLAVFALKGSLQPLLVAEAASFCCLLLWGWARWGRSPAAQDEGVVRREAEQEAVARERARYIRDMHDGLGAELVSTLAAAKTGKLSQEALVDSLQSCLDQMRLAIDSSGVGTEDLTAALANLRYRMEPRLRAAGIHLVWDVSGMPDDFACPPELSFCALGVLQEALTNAVKYSGADRLEVKASVDGGVLLLSAADNGRGMAPGAVSDRSQGNGLGLANMNRRVREAGGELSVSAGPQARGVQVRLKLPVA, translated from the coding sequence ATGAAGAAGCTGCGTCTGCTCGGGGGGACGCTGCTCGCCCTGTGTTCCCCTGCGGCTCTTGCCGAAGGTCCGGAAGGGTCTTTCCCCTTTCTTGTTTTCCTGCTTTTGAACGCTAGGCATCTTCTCTACGGTGCGTGCCTTGCGGTTCTTTTTGTCCTCGTGCGCGGCCAGGCGCACCGGCCCGCGGAACGCTCAGGTGCGGTTTCCGCGGCAGCGCTGCTGTTTTTCGGGCTTCTGCAGGCGCTCCTGTGTCCCTTCGCCGCCAGTCTTTCCTGGCTGAACGGGGAGAGTCTGGTGCTCCTCCTGCTCGTTTTGGCCGGAGGGACTCTGCTTCTTCGGCGGCGGCCCGATGCAGCGCCGGTTTTCCCGGCGGCGGCCGCCTCGGCTTTCGCCTCGGGACTTGCGGTGTTCGCGCTGAAAGGCTCTTTGCAGCCGTTGCTCGTGGCGGAGGCGGCGTCCTTCTGCTGTCTGCTGCTATGGGGCTGGGCCCGGTGGGGTCGTTCCCCTGCGGCGCAGGACGAGGGGGTCGTCCGTAGGGAGGCGGAGCAGGAGGCTGTCGCCCGGGAGCGGGCAAGGTACATTCGCGATATGCACGACGGTCTTGGAGCCGAGCTTGTGTCGACGCTCGCCGCGGCAAAGACCGGCAAGCTTTCCCAGGAAGCGCTCGTGGACTCCCTGCAGTCTTGCCTGGATCAGATGCGCCTTGCGATCGACTCGAGCGGGGTAGGAACGGAGGATCTGACCGCCGCGCTGGCCAATCTGCGGTACCGTATGGAACCCAGGCTTCGCGCGGCCGGAATACATCTGGTCTGGGATGTCTCCGGCATGCCGGATGACTTCGCCTGTCCCCCGGAGCTGTCCTTCTGCGCTCTGGGCGTGCTGCAGGAGGCTCTGACAAACGCTGTCAAATACAGCGGCGCTGACCGGCTCGAGGTCAAAGCCTCCGTGGACGGGGGCGTCCTGCTGCTTTCCGCCGCGGACAACGGCAGGGGCATGGCCCCCGGCGCTGTCTCCGACCGCTCGCAGGGCAACGGCCTCGGGCTGGCGAATATGAACCGGCGCGTGCGGGAGGCCGGCGGTGAGCTCAGCGTCTCGGCGGGGCCGCAGGCCCGAGGGGTGCAGGTGCGGCTGAAGCTGCCGGTGGCTTAG
- the moaC gene encoding cyclic pyranopterin monophosphate synthase MoaC → MTSENGLTHFDSRGQAHMVDVAAKSITHRCATAQGVIRMHPSTFRIIASGSAKKGDVIGIARIAAIMASKKTSELVPLCHPLPLTHVAVDFDLHEKESAVVCRATCETDGKTGVEMEALTAVEIGLLTIYDMCKAIDRGMVLSDIRLLDKNGGKSGHWQSADPAPKLAAG, encoded by the coding sequence ATGACTTCTGAAAACGGTTTAACGCATTTCGACAGCAGGGGACAGGCCCACATGGTGGATGTCGCCGCCAAGAGCATCACCCACCGGTGCGCCACGGCCCAGGGCGTTATTCGCATGCATCCTTCCACATTCCGGATCATCGCCTCGGGCAGTGCCAAAAAAGGCGACGTCATTGGCATCGCACGCATCGCCGCCATCATGGCAAGCAAGAAAACCTCGGAGCTTGTCCCGCTGTGCCATCCTCTGCCCCTGACCCATGTGGCCGTCGACTTCGATCTCCACGAAAAGGAAAGCGCCGTAGTCTGCCGGGCGACCTGCGAAACGGACGGAAAAACGGGCGTGGAAATGGAGGCCCTCACTGCCGTGGAGATAGGGCTGCTCACAATCTATGACATGTGCAAAGCGATCGACCGGGGCATGGTTCTCTCGGACATCCGCCTGCTTGACAAGAACGGGGGCAAAAGCGGCCACTGGCAGAGCGCCGATCCCGCCCCGAAGCTTGCTGCCGGCTAA
- a CDS encoding M48 family metalloprotease — MKSLIAYSLSLILAATPVLSASAAQGMDQVRLPAIGEPAGSGELSPEEERRIGEQSMVQIRNSRFYLDDLDVSEYLNRLGYRLVAMAPSNSYGFQFFPLKVPEINAFALPGGFIAVFSGTVLAASDESELAGVMAHEIAHVTQRHIARMFERQKGTGALALGSFLLAILAAAAGGSSGGNAASAIVMGSQAAMISNQLKFSRSAEQEADRIGFQILTRAGYDPRGMVRFFQRLQQQSGSYDSSNSYLSDHPLTIERIGDMENRARNYPQSFRKSDDFDFLLIQARLLVLQGDRTADWEEAVRQLRLRLVGRSSGEQAAAAHYGLSVAYRQMGRAAVAYEEAEKAAAAAGGRKSVFIDKNLCETRFLAAGSEVEKEAALAQMRRLCDQNPVSSMTAGAYIEALRSMGRYEEILRYLKTQGAFSQDNPAYYRYYAQSSEALGRHSESHLAIGRMYALQGEWKQAAIQFHEAEKASDGDFYTMSEIDARLREAEARMKDEEGGSR, encoded by the coding sequence ATGAAGTCCTTGATCGCCTACTCTTTAAGCCTGATCCTCGCCGCCACGCCCGTCCTCAGCGCCTCGGCGGCTCAGGGCATGGATCAGGTCCGTCTCCCGGCCATCGGGGAGCCGGCGGGGTCCGGCGAGCTGTCCCCGGAGGAAGAGAGGCGGATCGGCGAGCAGTCTATGGTCCAGATCCGTAACAGCCGCTTTTACCTCGATGACTTGGACGTCTCCGAGTATCTGAACCGGCTGGGCTACAGGCTGGTGGCCATGGCGCCCTCCAACAGTTATGGTTTCCAGTTTTTCCCGCTGAAGGTGCCTGAGATTAACGCTTTCGCCCTTCCCGGCGGTTTCATCGCCGTTTTTTCCGGCACAGTACTCGCAGCCTCCGATGAGAGCGAGCTCGCGGGGGTTATGGCCCATGAAATAGCGCACGTTACCCAGAGGCATATCGCCCGGATGTTTGAAAGGCAGAAGGGCACGGGGGCGCTCGCCCTCGGGTCCTTCCTGCTTGCGATTCTAGCGGCTGCCGCTGGCGGTAGCTCGGGGGGCAACGCCGCCTCTGCCATCGTGATGGGCAGTCAGGCTGCCATGATCTCCAATCAGTTGAAATTTTCCAGAAGTGCCGAACAGGAGGCTGACCGCATAGGCTTCCAGATCCTTACGCGCGCCGGCTACGACCCCCGCGGCATGGTACGGTTTTTCCAGCGCCTGCAGCAGCAAAGCGGCAGCTATGATTCCTCGAACTCCTATCTGTCCGACCATCCGCTTACGATCGAACGCATCGGGGACATGGAAAACAGGGCGAGAAACTATCCCCAGTCATTCCGAAAGTCCGACGACTTTGACTTCCTTCTGATCCAGGCCCGGCTGCTTGTGCTGCAGGGGGACCGCACGGCGGACTGGGAGGAAGCTGTGCGGCAGCTGCGGCTCAGGCTTGTCGGCCGGAGCTCCGGTGAGCAGGCTGCGGCGGCACACTACGGCCTGTCCGTGGCCTACAGGCAGATGGGCAGAGCGGCCGTGGCCTATGAAGAGGCGGAAAAGGCGGCTGCGGCAGCAGGGGGACGCAAAAGCGTCTTTATCGACAAAAACCTCTGCGAAACCCGCTTCCTCGCCGCCGGCAGCGAGGTCGAAAAGGAGGCGGCGCTTGCCCAGATGCGCCGGCTCTGCGACCAGAACCCCGTTTCATCCATGACTGCAGGCGCTTACATCGAGGCGCTGCGCTCCATGGGCCGGTATGAAGAGATCCTCCGGTACCTGAAAACTCAGGGGGCCTTCTCGCAGGACAATCCCGCGTATTATCGTTACTACGCTCAGTCGAGCGAGGCCCTCGGGCGGCACAGTGAGTCGCACCTCGCCATCGGGAGGATGTACGCCCTGCAGGGAGAGTGGAAACAGGCTGCGATTCAATTCCACGAGGCGGAGAAGGCCTCGGACGGAGACTTCTATACGATGAGCGAGATTGATGCGAGGCTGCGCGAGGCCGAGGCCAGAATGAAGGACGAGGAGGGCGGGAGCCGTTAG
- a CDS encoding NAD(P)/FAD-dependent oxidoreductase, producing the protein MAIKDYMIVASRCDETIETDVVVVGGGPVGLFQVFELGLLEMKCHVVDSLKNVGGQCMELYPQKPIYDIPAVPVYSSAQLTENLLKQNWPFKPVYHLGEVVTVVKKLPDGTFHVETDAGSRFHCRAVIIASGVGSFDARPMRVPGIEKFEGKQLFYRVRDPEQFAGKNIVICGGGDSALDWTLNLVGKAESVILVHRRDGFRAAAASVAKMKQLCENWEMQFMIGSVTGFEEKDGRLKEIRVTGADGIVRRIPLDCLLVFFGLQPKVGPIVNWGIELDHKQIVVDTAKFETSVPGIFAVGDCNIYPGKKKLILSGFHECALAAFGASQYVFPEKKVFLQYTTTSPKLHKALGVPDPAHHKEDAE; encoded by the coding sequence ATGGCTATTAAAGATTACATGATCGTCGCGTCGCGCTGCGACGAAACGATAGAGACGGATGTTGTTGTCGTGGGCGGCGGCCCGGTCGGGCTTTTCCAGGTTTTTGAACTGGGCCTGCTGGAGATGAAGTGCCACGTAGTCGATTCCCTGAAGAACGTGGGCGGACAGTGCATGGAGCTCTATCCTCAGAAGCCCATCTACGACATTCCCGCCGTGCCTGTCTATTCTTCGGCGCAGCTCACCGAGAACCTTCTCAAGCAGAACTGGCCCTTCAAGCCCGTCTACCATTTGGGCGAAGTTGTGACCGTGGTGAAGAAGCTGCCCGACGGGACGTTCCATGTCGAAACGGATGCCGGCTCCCGATTCCACTGCAGAGCGGTGATCATCGCCTCCGGCGTGGGCTCTTTCGACGCCCGCCCGATGCGGGTGCCCGGCATCGAGAAATTCGAAGGCAAGCAGCTCTTTTACCGCGTCCGCGACCCTGAGCAGTTCGCCGGCAAGAACATCGTCATCTGCGGCGGCGGAGACTCTGCGCTGGACTGGACGCTTAATCTGGTCGGCAAGGCCGAAAGCGTCATCCTCGTGCACCGCCGCGACGGATTCCGCGCGGCCGCTGCGAGCGTGGCAAAGATGAAGCAGCTCTGCGAAAACTGGGAGATGCAGTTCATGATCGGCTCGGTGACGGGATTCGAAGAGAAGGACGGCCGGCTCAAGGAAATCCGCGTAACGGGAGCCGACGGCATTGTGAGGCGCATCCCCCTGGACTGCCTGCTGGTGTTCTTTGGCCTCCAGCCCAAGGTTGGCCCCATCGTGAACTGGGGCATCGAGCTGGACCACAAGCAGATCGTGGTCGACACAGCCAAGTTCGAGACCAGCGTGCCCGGCATTTTCGCCGTTGGTGACTGCAATATTTATCCGGGCAAGAAGAAGCTGATCCTGTCGGGCTTTCACGAGTGCGCGCTGGCCGCTTTCGGAGCCTCGCAGTACGTATTTCCTGAGAAAAAGGTCTTCCTGCAGTACACGACGACTTCTCCCAAGCTGCACAAGGCACTCGGCGTGCCCGATCCTGCGCACCACAAGGAAGACGCCGAATGA